The nucleotide window tttgagaaagtgttgtcatccgagatttactattattgctcgctagttgattatgccattgatatgagtaaacatgagacctaaatgtgttggggaacgcagtaatttcaaaaaaattcctacacacacgcaagatcatggtgatgcatagcaacaagaggggatagtatcgtctacgtaccctcgtagaccgtaagaggaagcgttatgacaacgcgattgatgtagtcgtacgtcttcatgatcgaccgatctagtaccgaagatacGCACCTCctcgatctgcacacgttcggctcgatgacgtcccgtgaactcacgatccagtagagcttcgagggagagcttcgtcagcacaacggcgtgatgacggtgatgatgttgctaccggaacagggcttcgcctaagcaccgctacgatattaccgaggtggattatggtggagggggcaccacacacggctaaagatcaatgatcaacttgtgtgtctatggggtgcccccctcccccatatataaaggagtggaggagggggagggggccggcctctctaggcgcgccccaagggagtcctactcccacgggagtaggattccccccttccctttgttggttctaggagagaaggaaggaggaggaagaaggaaggaaagggtggtcggcccccctcccaattcggattggtcTTGGGGGCACCCCCTCCTTTGCTTGTTttccctctcttccactaaggcccaataaggcccatatacctcccgggaggttctggtaacctcccggtgctccggtatactcccaatttcatccgaaaccattccgatgtccaaacataggattcaaatatatcgatctttatgtctcgaccatttcgagactcctcgtcatgttcgtgatcaaatccgggactccgaactacctttggtacatcaaaacacataaactcgtaataccgatcatcaccgaacgttaagcgtgcggaccctacgggttcgagaactatgtagacatgactgagacatgtctccggtcaataaccaatagcggaacatggatgctcatattagttcctacatattctacaaagatctttatcggtcaaaccgcataacgatatacgttgttccctttgtcattggattgttactttcccaagattcgatcgtcggtatcaatagctagttcaatctcgttaccggcaagtctctttactcgttccgtaatgctacatcccataactaactcattagctacattgcttgcaaggcttatagtgatgtacattaccgagagggcccagagatacctctccgacaatcggagtgacaaatcctaatattgatccatgccaactcaacaaacaccatcggagacacctgtagagcacctttataatcacccggttacgttgtgatgtttggtagcacacaaggtgttcctccggtattcgggagttgcatgatctcatagtcataggagtgatgacccacaagtataggggatctatcgtagtcctttcgataagtaagagtgtcgaacccaactaggagcagaaggaaatgataagaggtttccagcaaggtaatctctgcaagtactaaaataagtggtaacagatagttttgtgataggataatttgtaacgagcaacaagtaacaaaagtaaataaagtgcagctaggtggcccaatcctttttgtagcaaaggacaagcttggacaaactcttatatagagaaaagcgctcccgaggacacatgggaatatcatcaagctagttgtcatcacgctcatatgattcgcattcggtactttgataatttggtatgtgggtggaccggtgcttgggtactgtccttacttggacaagcatcccacttatgattaacctgtatttcaagcatccgcaactacaataaaagtattaaggtaaacctaaccatagcatgaaacatatggatccaaatcagccccttacgaagcaacgcataaactagggtttaagcttctgtcactctagcaacccatcatctacttattacttcccaatgccttcctctaggcacaaataatggtgaagtgtcatgtagtcgacgttcacataacatcACTAGAGGAGAGACGGCATACATCTCATCagaatatcgaacgaataccaaattcacatgactactaatagcaagacttctcccatctcctcaggaacaaacgtaactactcacaaagcataaacatgttcataatcagaggggtattaatatgcatataggatctgaacatatgatcttccaccaattaaaccaactagcatcgactacaaggagtaattaacactactagcaacctactagcaccaatcccggacttggagacaagaattgcatacaagagatgaactagggttttgagaggagatggtgctgatgaagatgttgatggagattgccctctcccgatgagaggagtgttggtgatgacgatggagatgatttccccctccgggagggaagtttccccggcagaatagctccaccagagccctagattggttccgccaaggttccgcctcgtggcggcggagtttcgtccgagaagatggcttacgattttttcctcatcaaaagactccatatagcagaagatggccaccggagggccaccagggggcccatgaagtagggggcgcacccaagggggtagggcgcgccccccaccctcgtgggcagggtgtggccccccgggtaaatctcttccgctgagtattttttatatattctgaaaacgtcttccgtgaagtttcaggacttttggagctgtgcagaataggtctctaatattttctccttttctagcccagagtcccagctgccggcattctccctctttatataaaccttgtaaaataagagagaataggcataagtattgtgacataatgtgtaaaaacagcccataatgcaataaatatcgatataaaagcatgatgcaaaatggacgtatcaagtagcatgtatagttatggagaaagcaatagcaacaaactaaatgatcatcgtgctaagctaacggataggtcaagttaatcacatcattctctatgatgtgatcccgttaatcaaatgacaactcatgtctatggttaggaaagataaccatcattgattcaacgagctagtcaagtagaggcaaactagtgacactctgtttgtctatgtattcacacatgtactaagtttccggttaatacaattctagcaggaataataaacatttatcatgatataaggaaatataaataacaactttattattgcctctagggcatatttcctttagtctcccagttgcactagagtcaataatcaagattacattgtaatgattctaacacccatggagtcttggtgctgatcatgttttgctcgtgagagaggcttagtcaatgggtctgcaacattcagatccgtatgtatcttgcaaatgtCTATGTCTCCCTCCCTGACTTGATtgcgaatggaattgaagcgtctcttgatgtgcttggttcttttgtgaaatatggattcctttgccaaggcaattgcaccagtattgtcacaaaatattttcattggacctgatgcactaggtatgacacctagatcagatatgaactccttcatccagactccttcatttgctacttccgaagcagctatgtattctgcttcacacgtagatcccgccacgacgctctgcttggaactgcaccaactgatagctccaccattcaatagaaacacgtatccagtttgtgacttagagtcatctggattagtgtcaaagcttgcatcaacgtaaccgtttacgacgagctctttgtcacctctatatacgagaaacatatccttagtcctttttaggtatttcaggatgttcttgaccgctgtccagtgatccactcttggattactttggtacctccctgctaaacttatagcaaggcacacatcaggtctggtacacaacattgcatacatgatagaacctatggctgaagcatagggaacacctttcattttctctctatcttctgcagtggtcgggcattgagttagactcaacttcacaccttgtaatacaggcaagaaccctttctttgcctgatccatttcaaacttcttcaaaactttatcaaggtatgtgctttgtgaaagtccaatcaagcgtcttgatctatctccatagatcttgatgcccaatatataagcagcttcaccgaggtctttcattgagaaattcttattcaagtatccttttatgctattcagaaattcagtatcatttccgatcaacaatatgtcatctacatataatatcaaaaatgctacggagctcccactcactttcttgtaaatacaggcttctccaaaagtttgtacaaaaccatatgctttgatcacactatcaaagcgtatattccaactctgagtggcttgcaccagtccataaatagatcgtcagagcttgcacactttgttagcaccttttggatcgacaaaaccttctggttgcatcatatacaactcttctttaaggtatccattaaggaatgcagttttgacatccatttgccaaatttcataatcataaaatgcggcaattgctaacatgattcggacggacttaagcatcgctaccggtgagaaggtctcatcatagtcaactccttgaacttgttgaaaaccttttgcaacaagtcgagctttgtagacagtaacattaccgtcagcgtcagttttcttcttgaagatccatttattctctatgacctgccgatcatcgggcaagtcaaccaaagtccatactttgttctcatacatggatcccatctcagatttcatggcctcaagccattttgcggaatctgggctcatcatcgcttcctcatagttcgtaggttcgtcatggtcaagtaacatgacttccaaaacaggattaccgtaccactctggtgcggatcttactctggttgacctacaaggttcggtagtaacttgatcagaagtttcatgatcatcatcattagcttcctcacttactggtgtaggaatcactggaactgatttcagtgatgaactactttccaataagggagaaggtacaattacctcgtcaagttctactttcctcccactcacttctttcgagagaaactcctctagaaaggatccattcttagcaacgaatatcttgccttcggatctgtgatagaaggtgtacccaacagtctcctttgggtatcctatgaagacacatttctctgatttgggtttgagcttatcaggttgaagctttttcacataagcatcgcagccccaaactttaagaaatgacaacttgagtttcttgccaaaccacagttcataaggtgtcgtctcgacagatatagatggtgccctatttagcgtgaatgcagtcgtctctaaagcataaccccaaaacgatagcggtaaattagtgagagacatcatagatcacaccatatctaataaagtgcggttacgatgttcggacacaccgttgtggtgttccaggtggcgtgagttgcgaaactattccgtattgtttcagatgaagtccaaactcataactcaaatactcaCCTCCACAATCAGaacgtagaaacttgattttcttgttacgatgattttccacttcactctgaaattctttgaacttttcaaatgttttagacttatgtttcatcaagtagatatacccatatcttctcaaatcatctttgaaggtgagaaaataacgatatccgccgcgagcttcaatgttcattggaccacatacatcagcatgtatgatttccaataactttgttgctcgctccattgttccgaagaatggagttttagtcatcttgcccatgaggcatggttcgcaattaccaagtgattcataatcaagtgattccagaagtccatcagaatggagtttcttcatgcgctttacaccaatatgacctaaacagcagtgccacaaataagttgcactatcattatcaactctgcatcttttggcttcaatactatgaacatgtgtatcactactatcaagatttagtaaaaatagaccactcatcaagggtgcatggccataaaagatattactcgtataaatagaacaaccattattctctgatttaaatgaataacaaTCTCGCATTAAAaaagatccatatataatgttcaagctcaacgttggcaccaaataacaattattcaggtctaaaactaatcccgaagttagatgtagaggtagcatgttGACGGccatcacatcgactttggaaccatttcccacgcgcatcgtcacctcgtccttagccaatcttcgcttaatccgtaactcctgtttcgagttgcaaatgttagcaactgaaatTGCCATATGGACGGTTATTATAACGATAGGATATACGGTGCCCTTAGTAGGAAGGCACTCTCTGGGAAATACCCTTTGGCTCTCACATGTATATACACCCTATATAGGatattttttaaaataattaaacaaaatGTCAAAATAGTTCAAAAGTATTTTTAGAATTACCTTGACTTACTCGCGCACTAGTATATAAGTTTTCACCAAAAAAAGAACCAATGTTGACTTCACAGAGAAAAAGACAAAATTTATTTGCTATTATAGGTCACTGTTCATGCTATTTTGAtcgaaaatttgtcttttttgaaaAGAAGTCAAAGAGGAATTTTCCTTTTGTGAAACTTTTCTCACTAGTACAATGAAAGGTCAagtttatttcaaaaatattttcagAAATTTTTGACTTTTTATtgaattgctatttttttccaTATAGGGTACATATGTACCCAAGAACCAAACGTTCCCCTCCGGCACTCTCTCTGATAAACGCATCCCATCCCAAAAAATGGCAATGGAGGCCGAGCTCCAGTGAGCTCGTTTTCAATTTTTATTTTTTCAGAGCgtgattttatttatttatttgtgaACACACTTGTACATGTATACTACGTATGTGCCAAATTTCACATCATTATACTTTTACATGTGGCGTATTGAAAAAAGACAAATACACATTTTTACATGTGCCATTTGTTTTTGTTGTTGGGCCGGAATTTTGTTTTTTGTACAAACTACAAATCACAACATTTTTAGATGAAATTTAACATGTTCTTATGGAATACATATATGTTTCCATGgatttttttagattttttttttgaaacttttAGATATGCTTTTAGATATTTTCAAAATACCAAGCTCACTGGAGCTCGTCCTCCAAAAATCCACACTCATCCCATCCTCGCTATATGATTCAATCTTTTTTTGCTGGGAAGAAAACTGAACAATTCAATCAGCAAGAATTGATTCACTCTCTGGACAAACGCACGTACCCATCATCGCACATGTGCAAAGTTACTACTGTATTATTTTGTGGGTGCCAAGGGACCCAAGCCCCAGTCAACACTCAACAGTGAGGGACAGTCCTCAAAAAACTACAAATTTGACCTGTGCACTAAACAGTATCACAAAATGAACTGAAAAAAAATTCACCTGTGCATTTTAAAACCGAACCGAAAAACCATACCGAAAATAAACCGAACCGAACCGAATTTATGGTTTTTATGGTTTCTGGTTCCGATATGGTATGAAATTTTCATACCGATTTGAACtttggtttttatggtatataccgaAAAACCGAACGGTTAACCAAATAAACCGAAGTAAAAAATAAATTTATATTTCTTGAGATGAACAACCGTACAAGTTGTCATTTTCCTTGTACATGAGTCAAATTCACTACTAAGCATGTAAATTTTCCTTGTAACATagtcatttttttctttttaaaaTGCTAAGCACGTCCATAACCATCAACAGTTGAATcaatgcatgcatatatacttatatatatactcatatactaTTTGTGTAAATAGTATGTGTTTTGTGTCATAAATTTGCAAATTATTATTATGTCATTTTCAAATTCGCGTCAactttgatttttatggtatataccgaAACCATACCGAAATAATTTGGTATATACCGAAACTGAACCGTATTTTATTTTCATACCGTATTTACCGAAGTATACCGTACAAACCAAAAAACCGTATAAACCGAACTATGTAAACCGAATAAACCGAACGCACATGGTGACATCTGACAGCTTGATGTCACCCTATACTGTGCAGCGTCTGATTCTAGAATGGCATCTAGCTCTCAGGCGTTATACACTGACTTAGTATTTTTCAGGCAATCCGGATGCAACGTTGACCAGACGTGTAGCGCCGGTCAGAGAGACGCTCTACACAAGGTCAGCTAGATGAAACTTTTTCGCGGACAGTTTATTTTATGATATCGTTTCGCCACATGTCAGAATAGTGATTTTTGCCTCCTCGCGCGCGTGTAGCTGCTACTGCTAGGAGCACTGTCGCGCTTTAAATTACTCCTCTTGTCATCGAGGCTGAGGGCCGACGCAGACCATTTACGCTGCAACCTGCAAACCGGCCGAGGGAGGGGGCGATGGGTTCCGACGCGGCGGCGGTGAGCACCGTGCGGGAGGCTGCGCGCATGACGTGGGAGGAGTCCAAGCGCGTCTGGGGCATCGGCATGCCCATCGCCATCGCCGGGCTCAGCATTTACGCCGTCGGCTCCGTCACCACGATCTTCGTCGGCCACCTCGGCAACCtgcccctcgccgccgcctccatcggCCTCTCCGTCTTCGCCACCTTCTCCCTCGGATTCTTTGTATACTAACTATATGCTTTGCTCGGTCGCTAGATCACACACCGTTGTTAGTTAGTTCCTTGACTATGTTCTTCTGATGCTAATACGCGCGCGCGTGCATGCAGCTCGGCATGGGGAGCGCTCTGGAGACGCTGTGCGGGCAGGCGTTCGGCGCCGGCCAGGTGTCCATGCTCGGCGTCTACCTGCAGCGCTCCTGGATCATCCTCGCCGTCGCCGCGCTCCTCATGGTGCCCTTCTACGTCTTCGCCGAGCCGCTCCtcctcgccatcggccaggacCCCGCCGTCGCGCGCGAGGCCGCCCGCTTCGCGCTCTACATCCTCCCCGGCGCGCTCTCCTTCGCCGTCAACTTCCCCACCGCCAAGTTCCTCCAGTCGCAGAGCAAGGTCATCGTGCCCGTCTGGATCTGCGTCGGCAGCCTCTGCTTCCACGTCGCGCTCTCCTACCTCCTCGTCACCGTCCTCGGATGGGGCTCCCCCGGCGCCGCCGTTGCCTACAACCTCTCCCTCTGGGCCATCGCGCTCGGCCAGTCCGCCTACATCATCGGCTGGTGCAAGGACGGCTGGAGGGGCTGGTCCATGGCCGCCTTCAACGACATGTGGGCGTTCGTCAGGCTCTCGCTCGAGTCCGCCGTCATGATCTGCCTTGAGATCTGGTACCTCAGCACCATCACCGTCCTCACCGGCAACCTCCAGGATGCGCAGATTGCCGTCGACTCCCTCGGCGTCTGGTATACTCCACTATATTATATGCTTCATATATAGGACTGATCATACATATGcatatatatagctcatggagcTGACAGAATACTCGATCGTGCTTCATTTTTCAGCATGAACATAAACGGGTGGGAGAATATGATCTTCATTGGCATCAACGCTGCTATCAGGTCAGCTTCATTCAAACTCCGTGTAATTAAAAAATTATTTATTGGTTCTTGTTTTGTTCAAGAATTCTTCACTACCTTCACCAACCGTCAACTTTTAAGTAGTTTCTAAACAAACTGCTACCACCCACGGACCTACCTGTTTACGTTTTCAGCGTTCGAGTCTCCAATGAGCTGGGCGCTGGCCGTCCAAGGGCAGCCATGCACGCCGTCATCGTCATCATCGCCGAGTCGCTGCTCATCGGGCTGCTATGCATGGCCCTCGTCTTGATCTTCAGAGATAACTTCGCCATCATCTACACCACCGATTTGGAGCTCCAGCACGCCGTCTCCAAGATCGCGGGACTCCTTGGCTTGACCATGGTGCTCAACAGCGTGCAGCCTGTGGTTTCaggtatatatatatactatGATTCTTCCTCTCACAGTCAGAGTCACAGCATGCATGATGATTTTATTTTGTTCATGACACCTCAACCTCGTCTCTGGAGTCACAGCATGCGTGATGATTTTATTTTGTTCACGATCTCATGATGGTTCAGGGGTTGCTGTTGGAGGAGGATGGCAAGGCCTTGTCGCATACATCAACCTAGGCTGCTACTACGTTCTCGGATTGCCCTTGGGCTATCTTCTAGGCTACAAGTTCAACTATGGAGTGGGGGTAATTCTTTATACATGTTATTTCATTGGAGAGTGGCACTACTTTCCCTATTTGATCATTGAACTACTACATATTGCAACATAATTAACGAATGATAAAGAACATTTACGGTCTCTATGATTTTTCTGGCTCTAATTTCAGGGGATTTGGGCTGGTATGCTTTGCGGGATTGCACTTCAGACACTGATTTTACTTTTCATAGTGTGGAGAACAGATTGGAATGCAGAGGTATATATGAATTTCCATCACCCTTCCGGTTTTCACCATGTGTTTTGTGTGTGTGTCAAAACTTGATGAACACAACAACTTTTAAAGAGTCAATTAATTGAAGGATGTTAGCCTATCCTTATAATATAACTAACTGTTAATTAGGCACCAATTATTGAAACAACTATACatacaggaacacatgtcataaAACCTTTCCAATAATCTTCCGTAACCACATATCATACTTAtgatttctttctttctttgtgTTGATTTCAGACAAATTATATGTATTTTTTTTTCCTGTTATTTGTATGGAAACCCTGAGCTTTCCACCTTGCTCATCAATTGCAGGCTGCGCTAGCTTCAAGCCGTGTGCAAAAGTGGGGTGGCACCGATGGAACCAAACCTCTCCTCGAAGATGACTAGATCACCTAAGCATTATCTCTTCTTAAGCTTGTCTTGGTATTGATGATATCATATATCATTGTGAAATTTTTAGTACCAATAATAGGGTATGAAACCAGGAACGCTCAAGATTAGGGGCCGTGATTTCTGATATCAAGTATCTGGCATCTGGCTTTGCTCGCCgctccttccttcatatcaagcGTGGTTTGAATATGTTGGCACATAAGTCAGTTCGTCGTTGTGAGCATATTGTAAATTGTTTTTACTGCGGTGTGATTCCGGAATGTATTCGGGGTGAAGTATGTACTGATGTTCATTAATCAATAAAGTCCCAACTTTATTTataaaaaaaaggaaaggaagccAGGTTGAACATGCCAAATTACTTATATGCGTATGGATGTACATGCATTGTTACGAGTCTAAATGGTTGTGCGCATATTTGTATGTGGAGGCGGGTCTTTTTTTTCTGTTATCTGAAAAAAAAATCATCAGCT belongs to Triticum urartu cultivar G1812 chromosome 7, Tu2.1, whole genome shotgun sequence and includes:
- the LOC125522309 gene encoding protein DETOXIFICATION 35-like, which codes for MGSDAAAVSTVREAARMTWEESKRVWGIGMPIAIAGLSIYAVGSVTTIFVGHLGNLPLAAASIGLSVFATFSLGFFLGMGSALETLCGQAFGAGQVSMLGVYLQRSWIILAVAALLMVPFYVFAEPLLLAIGQDPAVAREAARFALYILPGALSFAVNFPTAKFLQSQSKVIVPVWICVGSLCFHVALSYLLVTVLGWGSPGAAVAYNLSLWAIALGQSAYIIGWCKDGWRGWSMAAFNDMWAFVRLSLESAVMICLEIWYLSTITVLTGNLQDAQIAVDSLGVCMNINGWENMIFIGINAAISVRVSNELGAGRPRAAMHAVIVIIAESLLIGLLCMALVLIFRDNFAIIYTTDLELQHAVSKIAGLLGLTMVLNSVQPVVSGVAVGGGWQGLVAYINLGCYYVLGLPLGYLLGYKFNYGVGGIWAGMLCGIALQTLILLFIVWRTDWNAEAALASSRVQKWGGTDGTKPLLEDD